CTGTAGGCACCAGAGCCTCTTGCTCCCCCATTGCCTGCCTCCTTTCCCACAGACTTAAGATGTTTCCACTGCATGTCTCCTCTCGGATAACCCCCGGCACCGCCTCAGCCAGAGGCACCCCCAGAGCCTGCCGCCTGCCCCACGAGCCTGGGAGACCATCATAGCCTGTCTGTCCTCCCATGGCTCCTGGAACCACCACAGCCTGGGCCACTCCCATGGGCTGTTCTGTCCCCCACAGACCCGGGACACTCCCACAGCCTGTCTCCTTCCCCAAAGCCCCAGCTACCCCCACAGGTCGTCCTGTCCCCCACAGGCCTGGGGCGTCCCCAGCACCTGCCTCCTGCTCTTCAGGACCAGATACCTCTGCAGTCTGTACGGCTTCCCATGACCCCGAGTCACCTCCAGAGCCTGTCTCCACCCACACTGCCTGTCCCCTTTCCCTGAATCCCGGGTCACCCCCACATCTCATTCTTTCTCCAATAGCACAAGGTACCCCAACAGGCTGTCTCGTGCCCCACGGGCTAGGGAGACTCCCAGGGCCTGTCTCCTCTACAGCTGGTCTCATCTGCCACACAACTGGGGCACCCACAGAGGTAGCTTCCTCCTCCATAGCTCTGAATACCCCTCTAGCATCAGGCACTGCTGCGGCCTGCTCCCTCGCCCGTAAGCCTGGGGTATCCCCACAGACTGCCTCCTGTGCCAGTGCCCCAGGCACCTGCACTGACTGCTCTCTCTCCCAGAGACCTGGGGCACCACCACAGCCCAGCTCTCCCTCCACAGCTCTGGGTACCTCCACAACCTCGGGCCACCCCATGGTCCCAGGCACTCCCCTAGTTGCTCCTTTTCCCCAAGAGCCTGGGGCAACCCCACAGCCTATCCCTTCCACAGCTCCAGGCACCCCTGCAACCTGCCCTCTCCCTAGCAGGTGTGGGGCAATCCCAGAATTTGCCTCCATAGTCCCAGGCACGGTCACAGCCCAACCCTGCCCACACAGGCCTGAGGCCCTCTCATAGCCTGCCTCTTGGGAACGAGCTATTGACACCCCTGTGGCCCGGGGGAATGCCCTAGCCTGTCCTTTCACCCACGGTCCGGTAAGACCACCACGGCTGGTTTCTACCCACGAAGCCTGGCCAGGGACCCCCCTTTCAACAGGGCCCCCTCCTGCAGGCATAGGATGGAGCTCGACCCTGCTTCCTTCTCCACAACCTGAAGCTGCCCTCATAGCCTGCACCTTCAACCATAGTTCCAGAATGCTCTCATGCCCCATAGACCCCGGGCGGCCTTTTCTCTCGCAGCCCCGGGGGCTCCTATAAACCatctcctcctccccagtgccAGTCGCCCACACAGAGCCGACAGGCCCCACCACCTGGGGTTCCCCCACAGCCCCGTTCACCCACACAGCCCCAGAGTCCCTTGCGGCCTCCACAGAGCGTGCAGTGCCAGGTGTCCCCGCAGCCTCATTCACCCCGGCGGCCTGGGCTGTCCCTTCCGCTTGTCTTCTCCCCCACGGCCGCCTACAGTCCTGCAGCCTTTCTGCGCCCACACAGCGCGCCTCCCGCACCAAGGATCTCTCCCGGCGCCTCGCCCCACGGCTTTGGGACGTCCCTGCACCGCATCTCTTCCCCCACGGCCGCCGGACTCCTCGCCCGGACCTGCTGGGCCCCACGCAGCGGCCGGGCGCCTCTGACGCTAGCTCGCCCCCGCGCAGCCCGGGCAAGGCCCCGCGGCCAGCCGCCCTGCTCATAGCCCCAGGACGACTCCCGCCTTCCCAGCGCAGCTCCGGGGCACTTTCTGTTTTAGCACCAGCTCCCAAGGAGGCTCCACACACCCACTCACACACTCAGCTCCAGCTCTCgcagccttcctccctcccagccccctacCCCCGCCCAGTCCTGgacgcccgccccctcccctggtcccggcccccacccccaccaagccTCGGCAGGAGAAAAGGTAAATAGGCCCGACGAGCGGAAGGATCTGCCCCGGCTCAAGGTCTCCTCTACCCCAGGTCCATGACTCCTAGCGCAGCTTCCCAGAATCCCCCCAGCTCTGGCCCGAGCccacctggcctggggcgcggcgCGGCTACCCGGAACCGGGCAGGGGGGCCGCAACTAGGCCTCGCTTCCGGCCGCTCGCCCAGTCGCCATGGCAACGGGCGCAAGGCAGCTTGGGAGCCGTTAAGGCTCCAAAGTCACCTAAAGGTCCAGGGACTGCGTAGCGGTAGGCTTTACAGCCACTGCTTATGGGGCTGGGGCCAGGACCAGTTTGGGGCAGAAGCCAGGGTTTTAGGTGCAGCCAGCACGGGAAGACCTGCGAAACGGAGCAGAATGACGGCACGGAGGAGTTACGACCATCAGAGGCTCCCGTAGCACCCCAGCGCCTGGCTGGTTCCCTCAGGCCCCGCCCACCCGGAAACAGCTTCGCCCCGCCCTGCGTGGGGTCACTCCCCGCGGCAGCGTGACCCAAGAACACCTCCCGCGGTTCCAGTAGCGCGCTCCGGATGGCCGGCTACAAGGAGGTGAGTGTCGCCGGCTACGAGGACTTCATGCAGGCTGTGGAGCAGCACAATGGCAAGACCGTATTCGCCTACTTTTCCGGTTCTAAGGACGCCGAAGGGAAAAGCTGGTGCCCGGACTGCGTGCAGGGTGAGTCCGCGATTCGGGGGTTGCTGCCCAGAGGAAGTGGCAGGAGGCCGAGGCTATGGCCAGAGAGCAGGGTGGAGAAGAAGCGGAAGGGAGACTTCTTGCTCCGGGAGTTCCAGGGGGCGATCTGAGCTATCATCTTGCCTTTCCCTACCCTGTTCCCGACTCTCCTCCTGTCTTTCTCCGCCCCGCCGAAAGTGCTTTTCTACTGTTCGACCCACGTAATCCTGGAATCTAGTTCTTTAAACCTTTTTCATTTCTCCAGTATGATTAGTGTCTTACAGAAGACGTGAGTTGATTTCCTTTAGTTAAGTCAGCAAATATTTGTCTTTCATTGTTAAAGGCGCTGTGGCGCGGGGACAAATCGGGACTGAGTTCGTCTTTACCCTTAAAGTGACTctcaaatcaggaaaaaaaaaaaaaaaaaaaaacccgattTCTGTTAACTTACTCAGTTAACTCCAGGTTAAAGTCTGAGTACTACCAAGAccgaggagagggaagagggacgcTGTTTATCAGTACCTGACTGTAGAATTGGGgtgtaattatttttatcaacTTTTCTTGAAAGCTGAACCAGTCGTACGAGAGGGGCTGAAGCATGTTGGTGAAGGATGTGTGTTCATCTACTGCCAAGTAGGAGAAAAACCTTAGTAAGTGGCAAcgtgtattctgtttcccagaCATGCACTAGACTCTTGCAGACTTAGGCGAGAATGGCCTGGGATTCAGGTTGATTTCTAAGGTATAGTCGGGTAAGTTAAATAAGTAGAAgatattaaattcaaattaaaaattttaatgttcagCCATTTGTATTAGTTAAGGGTAATTCAGTGAATTTGGCCTGATGTTAGTCCAGAACTTAActgtcttcaaatttattttatatcttagcATATATTCACTTAAATGAAAACTTTGCACAGGAGAATAAGGGATAAGTCATACTCAAGGTTTTCAAAATGTTTACAACAATGAATACTAAAAGACTAAATTATACCCAACATTAAGCAAACTGTAAGAAaccaaataaatgtttttcacgatcatcttttttttcttttaatagttgGAAAGATCCAAATAATGACTTTAGGAAAAAGCTGAAATTAACTGCAGTGCCTACACTACTTAAATATGGAACAGTGAGTATCTTTCTTTAACTGTGTTGAGGATACAATTCACCCTGTTAAAACTTTCTTAACTTGTTCTGGATTCAAATTTGAACAGATCTTGACATTTCATCCCAAACATCACGCGTTGCTATTCAGAACACATTCAAAACACAACCTGGCTGTCCATCTCTATGGCCAATCacaataaattattaataatgcaaatattaggtCTTTTCATACCTCTTAAAgccaatcttattttaaaattctctaagcACTGTTGAAGAAAGTTGGTTAACATATAATGCCTTAAAACAATGGCATCAATAGTTGTTCTCTACTAAATTCATAATTCTCAGTGAAAAGTAAGGGCACCTCTTCTAGTTTAATCATGGCCATGGGATTCTAAATTAAAGAGTCAAGGGCAAGGGGAGGCATTGGGCTTGCTGTCTCCTGTTTTAGTCCACGGGAGCCAAGTATTTTAATGATTCACCTTAAGGCAAATATCTTAACTATTTCGTAAAACTTGTTACAACTAGTTGATAGTTTCTGAATGGCATAATTTCTCTGATCCAAGATTTGTGTCATTCAAGGCAGAACAATTCATTTCTCTCCTAATAACATTTTTGTAGCTGTGGGTTAAGATATGACTGTTCTCTTACAGCCTCACAAACTGGTAGAATCTGAGTGTCTTCAGGCTAACCTCGTGGAGATGTTGTTCTCTGAAGATTAGTAAGATTTGATGATGGCAATTGTGTCTTGATTTCATCAAGTATAAAAGAAACTGCATACctgttttgaattcatgttaGCAGTAAATAAACgatgatgtaaaaaaaaattcatgtatgtCTAAAACAGTAGAGTGCTATTAAAAATGCTCATGAAGCCCCGAGTTTGCTTTAATATAtggactttttcttttgttttatgagagggaggtaattgggtttatttatttatatttggaggaggtactggagattgaacccaggacctcctgcatgctaagcatgcgctctaccacttgagctataccctgccccctaaTACATGGACATTTTTAAGCTACAGGTAAAATAAGTCTTCAGGAGTGGCAGTAGAGCACAAAGGAAGGTGTTACTAGAGATAGAAATATCTAAAAGCCCCAAATAGTGCAGTAGACAGCCTCCAAGTCTCTAAAGGAGTTAGGATCTTTTAGCTTAAATTCCATTAATTTACAAAGAACTGTTATTCCTAAAACACCTTCTTTGGCTTTAGAATGTACAACTTAACCTAACCACTGGAGAAAAGCACAGCACATCCAACCCAGCCTCTGCTTAACGCTGGCAGCTGTTTACAGCTGTCTGAATGTGCTTCACTACCTGGGATGAGGTGGGTGGCAGAGGTCAGAGTCCATATAACCTAGTGGTGGGAAGGACTCCTGCCTGTGAGTCAGTCTCACTGATTATCACCGACTAGCTGTATAACcataggcaagttacttaacctttctaaacctcagtttcctcctttatgAACAAGGATTGCTCGGAGGATAAAATGAGAATGCAATTAAGCACTTAACATAGGGCCTGGTTTGTGCTATCTGccaaataaatgttagctttctTTCCCAAGTGAGCACAAGTATTTGAGACTCCCCAGTTTTGTTCTAGTTTTAAGGTTGAGTCCACAATTAATAGTTAACCACCAATCTTCTCCCTGCCATCACTGGGTCAGTGACATAGCAATGATTCTTCCTTAAAGCTCTCTTGCAAAGCAGCTGGTGATCCTGTAGAATTTAAGAACCTTTATGCAGTTCCTGTTCTCTGATTTAAAAGAGGTCATTGACTCCACTCCTCTCACTCTGAGGGGGGCCGGGTGGTTGACCTGAGGGACAGCAAGGTTCCAGGAGACAgacttgccccaggccccactgTACATCAGGATCAGAGCTCAACTGAGAGTTTGGGATATGTGGTAGCCCTCTCCTtgtcccaccccccacctccttaAACTGGTCTAAAGCACCTAACGTTTTTATTCTTAGTTGACTGTTAAATACTCATAAAAGCTTACAAACCCACAGGGAAACCAAAATGGAACAATTCTGGTTTAACAGAAATAATCTATTAACAATAAAAAGTTCAATTAAATAGCACACTAACAGTTCTAGGTGCTACCACAATAAAGATACGTAGGAAGAGTCTTTTTTGTCTTCACTGTACAAAAGCAATATATACATGTCTTAAGAGCCTGGTCTGGATCCagcttttcattttcctgatgtgTTATTTTGCTGTTGCTGCTCTGCCAGGGCTTGCTGAAGACGCATCCGCTTCCGGGAATAGTGCTGCCAGTGCAGAATTTGCTGCTCATCAATAAATTTCGCACACTGAGCATTCACCAGCTCCTTGCGGAAGTGTTCATACTGGAGCAGTTCTAACATGTGTAAACACTGAGGGTACCTGGGGTTAAGTTTATAAGTTAATGATCGACGTAATGTAAGTCAAAAACATCATGCTCTAATTCATTTACTCACTGAAACGATCCTGTAGCCTACCATTTTTGCAACGTTAACTTAGTATACTTTGGTAGtatagttctttttttccctgcttaTGCGGGAAAGCTCATCATCAACAGTCAGCAGTcaggaaaattttcaaaagtgaGAAAACTTAagttcagaaaggttaaataacttgcccaagaccacacagtaACTGGTAAGCAG
This portion of the Vicugna pacos chromosome 16, VicPac4, whole genome shotgun sequence genome encodes:
- the TXNDC17 gene encoding thioredoxin domain-containing protein 17 — its product is MAGYKEVSVAGYEDFMQAVEQHNGKTVFAYFSGSKDAEGKSWCPDCVQAEPVVREGLKHVGEGCVFIYCQVGEKPYWKDPNNDFRKKLKLTAVPTLLKYGTPHKLVESECLQANLVEMLFSED